A section of the Candidatus Latescibacterota bacterium genome encodes:
- a CDS encoding NAD-dependent epimerase/dehydratase family protein, whose translation MSANDRVLVTGAAGFIGSQIVERLLDEGRDVVGIDCLTDYYDPARKRRNLERALTNPRYRFVQEDLVETDLAALLQGCGLVFHEAAQAGVRASWGAEFDIYLHCNLAATQRLLEACKGRDIKLVYASSSSVYGATADLPMRETSLPRPFSPYGVTKLAAEQLVDLYRLNFGLRATALRYFTVYGPRQRPDMGFSKFIAAGLTGQALPIYGDGSQTRDFTFIADIVEANLRAAAYDGPQYVFNAGGGSRVELREALRILERALGRPLNLDFREKQDGDVPDTLADATRITEELGFTPRIPLADGLAAQVAWTREMEGSG comes from the coding sequence GTGAGCGCCAACGACCGCGTGCTGGTCACCGGGGCGGCCGGCTTCATCGGCTCGCAGATCGTGGAGCGCCTCCTCGACGAGGGACGCGACGTGGTGGGCATCGACTGCCTCACCGACTACTACGATCCCGCCCGCAAGCGCCGCAACCTCGAGCGCGCGCTGACGAACCCGCGCTACCGCTTCGTGCAGGAGGACCTGGTGGAGACGGACCTCGCCGCCCTGCTGCAGGGCTGCGGGCTCGTCTTCCACGAGGCCGCCCAGGCCGGCGTGCGCGCGAGCTGGGGCGCGGAGTTCGACATCTACCTGCACTGCAACCTCGCCGCGACGCAGCGGCTGCTGGAAGCCTGCAAGGGGCGGGACATCAAGCTGGTCTACGCCAGCTCCAGCTCGGTCTACGGCGCCACGGCCGACCTGCCCATGCGCGAAACGAGCCTGCCGCGCCCGTTCAGCCCCTACGGCGTGACCAAGCTCGCGGCCGAGCAGCTGGTGGATCTCTACCGGCTCAACTTCGGCCTGCGGGCCACGGCGCTGCGCTACTTCACGGTCTATGGACCGCGGCAGCGGCCGGACATGGGCTTCTCCAAGTTCATCGCGGCGGGGCTCACGGGCCAGGCGCTGCCCATCTACGGCGACGGCAGCCAGACGCGGGACTTCACCTTCATCGCGGACATCGTGGAGGCCAACCTGCGCGCGGCGGCCTACGACGGGCCGCAGTACGTCTTCAACGCCGGTGGCGGCAGCCGCGTCGAGCTGCGCGAGGCGCTGCGGATCCTCGAGCGCGCGCTGGGCCGGCCGCTCAATCTGGACTTCCGCGAGAAGCAGGACGGCGACGTCCCCGACACGCTCGCCGACGCCACCCGCATCACCGAGGAGCTGGGCTTCACGCCCCGCATCCCCCTCGCCGACGGCCTCGCCGCCCAGGTGGCCTGGACACGGGAGATGGAGGGCTCGGGGTGA
- a CDS encoding glycosyltransferase family 4 protein, whose amino-acid sequence MSAPLRILAVNWRDRKNPEAGGAETHLHEILERLAARGHAVTLLAAGWPGAAREERYAGLRVLRAGGPLTANYALAWLARRLLARESFDVLLEDVNKIPFFLPWISDLPHLLVVPHLFGATVFRETNPLFGAYVFLPELLIPSAYRASRVLAISESTKDDLVRRGLDPARIAVSHCGFDAGPYDLAAPPPRDASPRLVHLGRLRRYKGADLVLRAFAKVRAEEPAARLDMVGGGPELPALERLASSLGVTGAVTFHGHLPLPAMVDLLYRCHLFLNASPKEGWGLTVIEAGACGVPCVAANSPGLRESVQDGVTGVLVPYGDVDAMARASLALLRDESRRAAMGEAAAVRARGFHWDRSAADAEALLQALRDEGRGGAR is encoded by the coding sequence GTGAGCGCGCCGCTGCGCATCCTCGCCGTCAACTGGCGCGATCGCAAGAACCCCGAGGCGGGCGGCGCCGAGACGCACCTGCACGAGATCCTCGAGCGTCTTGCCGCGCGGGGGCACGCGGTCACCCTGCTGGCGGCGGGTTGGCCCGGCGCCGCGCGCGAGGAGCGCTACGCGGGGCTGCGGGTGCTGCGCGCGGGCGGCCCCCTCACCGCCAACTACGCCCTCGCCTGGCTCGCCCGCCGGCTGCTGGCACGCGAGTCCTTCGACGTGCTGCTGGAGGACGTCAACAAGATCCCCTTCTTCCTGCCCTGGATCAGCGACCTGCCGCACCTGCTCGTGGTGCCGCACCTCTTCGGCGCCACCGTGTTCCGCGAGACGAACCCGCTCTTCGGGGCCTACGTCTTCCTGCCCGAGCTGCTGATACCGTCCGCCTACCGCGCGAGCCGTGTGCTGGCCATCAGCGAGAGCACCAAGGACGACCTGGTCCGCCGCGGTCTCGATCCAGCCCGCATCGCCGTGAGTCACTGCGGCTTCGACGCGGGGCCCTACGATCTCGCCGCGCCGCCGCCGCGGGACGCGTCGCCGCGGCTCGTCCACCTGGGACGCCTCCGCCGCTACAAGGGCGCCGACCTCGTGCTGCGCGCCTTCGCGAAGGTTCGCGCCGAGGAGCCCGCGGCGCGGCTCGACATGGTGGGCGGGGGGCCGGAGCTGCCCGCGCTGGAGCGCCTGGCGTCGAGCCTGGGCGTGACCGGGGCCGTGACCTTCCACGGCCATCTGCCCCTGCCGGCGATGGTGGACCTGCTCTACCGCTGCCATCTCTTCCTGAATGCCAGCCCCAAGGAGGGCTGGGGTCTCACCGTGATCGAGGCCGGCGCCTGCGGCGTGCCCTGCGTGGCGGCCAACTCGCCGGGCCTGCGCGAGTCCGTGCAGGACGGCGTGACCGGCGTGCTCGTCCCCTACGGCGACGTGGACGCCATGGCGAGGGCGTCGCTGGCCCTGCTCCGCGACGAGTCCCGCCGCGCCGCCATGGGCGAGGCCGCGGCCGTGCGCGCGCGCGGCTTCCACTGGGATCGCAGCGCCGCCGACGCCGAGGCCCTCCTGCAGGCGCTGCGCGACGAGGGGCGCGGAGGCGCCCGGTGA
- a CDS encoding glycosyltransferase family 2 protein, whose amino-acid sequence MDTGDGGLGVKLSVLVPAYDEAESLPALVDGIAAACEAAGLTPYEILVVDDGSTDGTAQVLETLAEARPQLGILRMGRNYGKSAALSEGFRRVRGDVVVTMDADLQDDPAELPRLVAALDERQLDLVSGWKRERKDPVSKTVPSKLWNALVRRVSGLPLHDFNCGFKAYRREVTETLRVYGEMHRYLPVLAGWEGFRVGELAVKHHARPYGKSKYGGRRFLNGIFDLLTITFIARRSSAPLHFFGRVAFWLLVVGTAINLYFGAVWLATGALRVRPLLILGLILLVLGFQFASLGLLGELMIHLRGDEERRRIARERPPRDV is encoded by the coding sequence CTGGACACGGGAGATGGAGGGCTCGGGGTGAAGCTGAGCGTGCTCGTCCCCGCCTACGACGAGGCCGAGAGTCTGCCCGCGCTGGTCGACGGCATCGCCGCCGCCTGCGAGGCCGCCGGCCTCACCCCCTACGAGATCCTGGTGGTGGACGACGGCAGCACGGACGGCACGGCGCAGGTCCTCGAGACGCTCGCCGAGGCGCGTCCGCAGCTCGGCATCCTGCGCATGGGACGCAACTACGGCAAGAGCGCCGCCCTGTCGGAGGGCTTTCGCCGCGTGCGCGGCGACGTGGTGGTCACCATGGACGCGGACCTGCAGGACGACCCCGCCGAACTGCCACGTCTCGTGGCCGCGCTCGACGAGCGCCAGCTCGACCTGGTGAGCGGATGGAAGCGCGAGCGCAAGGACCCCGTGAGCAAGACCGTCCCCAGCAAGCTCTGGAACGCGCTGGTGCGACGCGTGTCCGGGCTGCCGCTGCACGACTTCAACTGCGGCTTCAAGGCCTACCGCCGCGAGGTGACCGAGACCCTGCGCGTCTACGGCGAGATGCACCGCTACCTGCCGGTACTCGCCGGCTGGGAGGGCTTCCGCGTGGGCGAGCTGGCCGTGAAACACCACGCGCGTCCCTATGGCAAGAGCAAGTACGGTGGGCGCCGCTTCCTCAACGGCATCTTCGACCTGCTCACGATCACCTTCATCGCGCGGCGCTCGTCCGCGCCGCTGCACTTCTTCGGGCGGGTGGCCTTCTGGCTGCTGGTCGTCGGTACGGCCATCAACCTGTACTTCGGCGCCGTCTGGCTCGCCACGGGAGCGCTTCGCGTGCGCCCGCTGCTCATCCTCGGCCTGATCCTGCTGGTGCTGGGCTTCCAGTTCGCCTCGCTGGGCCTGCTGGGCGAGCTCATGATTCATCTGCGGGGGGACGAGGAGCGGCGGCGCATCGCCCGGGAGCGTCCACCGCGTGATGTCTGA
- a CDS encoding class I SAM-dependent methyltransferase — protein sequence MSPGRESRREHWDRFWDAQPVEDVYEAVGALHEELARHLDLNGARVLEVGAGSGRDSLALAARGARVTVLDYSESALAATRRALGRLRIEGPSPWLLRGNALELPFADGSFDAVFHQGLLEHFRDPLPLLRENLRVLAPGGVLLVDVPQRWHPYTPAKRLLIALDRWFAGWECSFSARELEHLLDGLGLERICSYGAWPEPGLVYRVLRRAAGRLGLRLPMYPPPFPVLGQLANAFKRGQRYRRLGQYTAMVVGVVARRPATVTPSESKARTA from the coding sequence GTGAGTCCGGGGCGGGAGAGTCGCCGCGAGCACTGGGATCGCTTCTGGGACGCGCAGCCGGTGGAGGACGTCTACGAGGCCGTGGGCGCCTTGCACGAGGAGCTCGCGCGGCATCTCGACCTGAACGGCGCCCGCGTGCTCGAAGTGGGCGCCGGCAGCGGCCGCGACTCGCTGGCTCTCGCCGCCCGCGGCGCGCGGGTGACGGTGCTCGACTACTCCGAGTCCGCGCTGGCCGCCACGCGGCGGGCGCTGGGCCGGCTGCGGATCGAGGGGCCGTCCCCCTGGCTCCTGCGCGGGAACGCCCTCGAACTCCCCTTCGCCGACGGCAGCTTCGACGCGGTCTTCCACCAGGGACTCCTCGAGCACTTCCGCGATCCGCTGCCGCTGCTGCGCGAGAACCTGCGCGTGCTCGCGCCGGGCGGCGTCCTGCTGGTGGACGTGCCCCAGCGCTGGCATCCCTACACGCCCGCGAAGCGCCTGCTCATCGCCCTGGACCGCTGGTTCGCGGGCTGGGAGTGCTCCTTCAGCGCGCGCGAGCTGGAGCACCTGCTCGACGGCCTCGGCCTCGAGCGGATCTGCAGCTACGGTGCGTGGCCGGAGCCCGGGCTCGTCTATCGCGTGCTGCGGCGCGCGGCCGGCAGGCTGGGACTCCGCCTGCCGATGTACCCGCCGCCCTTTCCCGTGCTGGGCCAGCTCGCGAACGCGTTCAAGCGCGGTCAGCGCTACCGCCGCCTGGGGCAGTACACGGCCATGGTGGTGGGCGTGGTGGCGCGCCGGCCGGCCACCGTCACACCGTCCGAAAGCAAGGCGCGGACCGCGTGA
- a CDS encoding 6,7-dimethyl-8-ribityllumazine synthase: MILEGQLGADGLRVALVVSRFNAFLVDKLVDGARDCLRRHGASDEAITEIKVPGSFELPYAAKLAAESGRYDAVICLGAVIRGGTPHFEFVAAEAAKGVAQVGLQTGVPTLFGVLTTDTLEQAIERSGSKGGNKGWEAALAAIELADLRRKLGA; the protein is encoded by the coding sequence GTGATTCTGGAAGGTCAGCTGGGAGCCGACGGGCTGCGCGTGGCGCTGGTGGTGAGCCGCTTCAACGCGTTCCTGGTGGACAAGCTCGTGGACGGCGCCCGGGACTGCCTGCGCCGCCACGGCGCGAGCGACGAGGCCATCACCGAGATCAAGGTGCCCGGCAGCTTCGAGCTGCCCTACGCCGCCAAGCTGGCCGCCGAGAGCGGCCGCTACGACGCGGTGATCTGCCTGGGCGCGGTGATCCGCGGCGGGACGCCGCACTTCGAGTTCGTGGCCGCCGAGGCCGCGAAGGGCGTGGCCCAGGTGGGCCTGCAGACCGGCGTGCCGACGCTCTTCGGCGTCCTCACCACGGACACGCTCGAGCAGGCCATCGAGCGCAGCGGCAGCAAGGGCGGCAACAAGGGCTGGGAGGCGGCGCTGGCCGCCATCGAGCTGGCCGACCTGCGACGCAAGCTCGGCGCCTGA
- a CDS encoding riboflavin synthase has translation MFTGIVETLGRVTAALPEAGGRRLEIAAPPFAGGLALGDSVAIAGACQTVTALDGDRFSVFAMGETLRATTLGALKVGDAVNLERALTPTSRLGGHFVSGHVDGVGRVEAVTPEPGWTTLRLSMELELLEQLVPKGSIAVDGVSLTVGPELEDDGCEIYLIPHTLGETTLGALKPGDAVNLETDLLGKYVQRYIQQGEGGDGRLLGLLMEQGFLNKGKGQR, from the coding sequence ATGTTCACGGGGATCGTGGAGACCCTGGGCCGTGTCACCGCCGCGCTGCCGGAGGCCGGGGGACGTCGCCTGGAGATCGCGGCGCCGCCCTTCGCCGGCGGCCTGGCGCTGGGGGATTCGGTGGCCATCGCCGGAGCCTGCCAGACCGTCACCGCGCTGGACGGGGACCGCTTCAGCGTCTTCGCCATGGGCGAGACCCTGCGCGCGACCACGCTCGGCGCGCTGAAGGTGGGCGACGCGGTGAACCTCGAGCGCGCGCTCACGCCCACGAGCCGGCTGGGGGGGCACTTCGTCAGCGGGCACGTGGACGGCGTGGGCCGGGTGGAGGCCGTCACGCCGGAGCCCGGCTGGACCACGCTGCGCCTGAGCATGGAGCTCGAGCTGCTCGAACAGCTCGTCCCCAAGGGGTCGATCGCGGTGGACGGCGTCTCGCTCACCGTGGGCCCCGAGCTCGAGGACGACGGCTGCGAGATCTACCTCATCCCGCACACGCTCGGCGAGACCACGCTCGGCGCGCTGAAGCCCGGCGACGCGGTGAACCTGGAGACGGATCTCCTCGGCAAGTACGTGCAGCGCTACATCCAGCAGGGCGAGGGCGGCGACGGACGCCTCCTGGGCCTGCTGATGGAGCAGGGATTCCTGAACAAGGGCAAAGGCCAGCGCTGA
- a CDS encoding flippase-like domain-containing protein: protein MNAAADERGRQRLLLVLKLVFTAVLLWLLVTRISLGQALSLLGEARLLPMVGALAVFILSVLAGAWQWGQLLEALGISLGGRKLLELYWVGLFFNNFMPGNLGGDVVKVVDLSRAARDPVASATATLADRITGLSALAALALAAAWRLGAESELASLARGVLLGSALFLLLALLFLVGPFFRPLRVLGERWGMLKPGGLPAHILEQLRRVRRRRGLLLRLFVFSLGVQALRVAVHYLVGRSLLGDACPAAGDFFLVIPPLAFALTLPITLGGLGLREGLALPLFAPLGVSGEGAVAIEFLAYLLMLAVSLVGGLLFLLRRGGGGVRPASSGPGEAS from the coding sequence GTGAACGCCGCCGCGGACGAGCGCGGCCGGCAGCGCCTGCTGCTCGTCCTGAAGCTGGTCTTCACGGCGGTCCTGCTCTGGCTGCTCGTCACGCGGATTTCGCTGGGCCAGGCCCTCTCGCTGCTCGGCGAGGCGCGGCTCCTGCCCATGGTGGGCGCGCTGGCGGTGTTCATCCTCAGCGTGCTGGCCGGCGCCTGGCAGTGGGGGCAGCTGCTGGAGGCGCTGGGCATCTCCCTGGGCGGGCGCAAGCTGCTCGAGCTCTACTGGGTCGGGCTCTTCTTCAACAACTTCATGCCCGGCAATCTGGGCGGCGACGTGGTGAAGGTCGTGGACCTCAGCCGCGCCGCGCGCGACCCCGTGGCCTCGGCCACCGCCACGCTGGCCGACCGCATCACCGGCCTCAGCGCGCTGGCCGCCCTGGCCCTGGCGGCGGCCTGGCGTCTCGGCGCGGAGTCGGAGCTGGCGTCGCTGGCCCGCGGCGTGCTGCTGGGCAGCGCTCTCTTCCTGCTGCTGGCGCTGCTCTTCCTGGTGGGACCCTTCTTTCGCCCCCTCCGCGTGCTGGGGGAGCGCTGGGGGATGCTGAAGCCGGGCGGCCTGCCGGCGCACATCCTCGAGCAGCTGCGCCGGGTGCGGCGCCGGCGGGGGCTCCTGCTGCGGCTCTTCGTCTTCTCCCTGGGCGTGCAGGCGCTGCGGGTGGCCGTTCACTACCTCGTGGGGCGGTCGCTGCTGGGCGACGCCTGCCCGGCGGCCGGAGACTTCTTCCTGGTCATCCCGCCGCTGGCGTTCGCGCTGACCCTGCCCATCACCCTGGGCGGGCTGGGGCTGCGGGAGGGGCTGGCGCTGCCGCTCTTCGCGCCGCTGGGGGTGAGCGGGGAGGGGGCCGTGGCCATCGAGTTCCTGGCCTACCTGCTCATGCTCGCCGTCAGCCTGGTGGGGGGGCTGCTCTTCCTGCTGCGGCGGGGGGGCGGGGGCGTCCGGCCGGCGTCCTCGGGCCCCGGCGAGGCTTCCTAG
- the nusB gene encoding transcription antitermination factor NusB has translation MGRRRKARELALQSLYELEAPGKDPGAVLRDQADRRGSADETRDYAGRLVTWVRADERALDAALSERLRNWDLDRVSLLLRLILRQSLAESRHAPEVPARVILDEAVELARKYDSEEGASFANGLLAALLSDERPGELAEGGRA, from the coding sequence GTGGGCCGCCGTCGAAAGGCCAGGGAACTGGCCCTGCAGAGCCTCTACGAGCTGGAGGCGCCGGGCAAGGACCCGGGGGCCGTGCTGCGCGACCAGGCCGACCGCCGGGGCAGCGCCGACGAGACCCGCGACTACGCGGGGCGGCTCGTCACCTGGGTGCGCGCGGACGAGCGCGCGCTCGACGCGGCGCTGTCCGAGCGCCTGCGGAACTGGGACCTCGACCGGGTGAGCCTGCTGCTGCGGCTCATCCTGCGCCAGTCGCTGGCGGAGAGCCGCCACGCCCCCGAGGTGCCGGCGCGCGTGATCCTCGACGAGGCCGTCGAACTCGCCCGCAAGTACGACAGCGAGGAGGGCGCGAGCTTCGCCAACGGGCTGCTGGCCGCGCTGCTGAGCGACGAGCGCCCAGGGGAGCTGGCCGAGGGCGGTCGCGCGTGA
- a CDS encoding DUF2723 domain-containing protein, with protein sequence MAKRHPLLLAGGIVAFLLPLVVYGLTMSPTLNFWDCGEFITCGYILGIPHPPATPMFVLVARLASVMPFGESVAHRINFMSGLFGALAALFIYLLTLRMTAAWREGDEAPPAWIRAAGGLVATFFIAFSDTFWINSIEAEVYALSAFLMGFVLYLALDWAKHADQPRGNALVYLILYLLSLAVGFHLGTVLVFPGFFVLALLIREKSFTDLDLWLVGAALALFLGSTILHMPDTLLVVGTLAILAAGVWLALPTRYGGRGHRPFVLYSLALFALGLSVHVFLLIRAGQHPAINEADPANWANLWAVLRREQYPFQLPTERKAALAWQFGHFFHYLGAQFRMPGEAAFSLGSFQFHAGRALTAIPLGLGMLGMLIQWFREKKHWAALFTVLIINTLGLVLFLNFSDQEVRERDYFYANGFYYYAVFIGLGTVGLLDSLRRERKRALWAGLLAVVLVIASLGPLKQHWFTHDRSQNLIARDYAYNMLEPLEPNAVIFTNGDNDTFPLWYIQEVEGFRKDVRVVNLSLLNTAWYMQQLRDDPPQVPIAWQNADLDEVATHYYRLEDGRIIQPRDEVINHLFITAQKRGWEKTPFYFAVTIPRETLEPYLPYCSMEGMVYRMTLTEGKDQVNIPKLEENLEHVFEWRGIFTDGPSSEGEAWQESADSASILSKVPPPDDPGLTLPSFYKEPTITHLIQNYAAAWSRLAIELDREGPGLTPDPEGAVRAMEMASLIREDLTPVVLYLGYLYMKNGEPERAMSTYEHYLEREPDNWQLWARYAQAAEGADDRQRVVQALRQVIAINPDYEPAYLSLVDYVVSYFPSVQNLRNLREQLAQYMVRNPDNTSIRERLRLLDEVLAGESPSASPDSGGATP encoded by the coding sequence ATGGCAAAGCGACATCCTCTCCTGCTGGCCGGCGGCATCGTGGCCTTTCTGCTGCCGCTGGTCGTCTATGGGCTCACCATGTCCCCGACGCTCAACTTCTGGGACTGCGGCGAGTTCATCACCTGCGGCTACATCCTGGGCATCCCGCATCCGCCGGCCACGCCGATGTTCGTGCTGGTGGCGCGCCTGGCCAGCGTGATGCCCTTCGGCGAGAGCGTCGCCCACAGGATCAACTTCATGAGCGGGCTCTTCGGGGCCCTGGCCGCGCTGTTCATCTACCTGCTGACGCTGCGCATGACGGCGGCCTGGCGCGAGGGCGACGAGGCCCCGCCGGCCTGGATCCGCGCGGCGGGTGGCCTGGTGGCGACCTTCTTCATCGCCTTCAGCGACACCTTCTGGATCAACTCCATCGAGGCCGAGGTCTACGCGCTGAGCGCCTTCCTGATGGGCTTCGTGCTTTACCTGGCCCTGGACTGGGCCAAGCACGCCGACCAGCCCCGGGGCAACGCGCTCGTCTACCTGATCCTCTACCTGCTGAGCCTGGCCGTGGGCTTCCACCTGGGCACGGTGCTGGTCTTTCCCGGCTTCTTCGTGCTGGCGCTGCTGATCCGGGAGAAGAGCTTCACCGACCTGGACCTCTGGCTGGTGGGCGCGGCGCTGGCGCTCTTCCTGGGCAGCACGATCCTGCACATGCCGGACACGCTGCTGGTGGTGGGGACCCTCGCCATCCTGGCCGCGGGGGTCTGGCTGGCGCTGCCCACGCGCTACGGCGGCCGGGGGCACCGGCCCTTCGTGCTCTACTCGCTGGCGCTCTTCGCGCTGGGCTTGAGCGTGCACGTCTTCCTGCTCATCCGGGCGGGGCAGCACCCGGCGATCAACGAGGCGGATCCGGCCAACTGGGCGAACCTCTGGGCGGTGCTGCGCCGCGAGCAGTATCCCTTCCAGCTGCCGACGGAGCGCAAGGCGGCGCTCGCCTGGCAGTTCGGACACTTCTTCCACTACCTGGGCGCGCAGTTCCGCATGCCGGGCGAGGCGGCCTTCTCGCTGGGCAGCTTCCAGTTCCACGCGGGGCGGGCGCTGACGGCGATCCCCCTGGGCCTCGGGATGCTGGGGATGCTGATCCAGTGGTTCCGCGAGAAGAAGCACTGGGCGGCGCTGTTCACCGTGCTCATCATCAACACGCTGGGCCTGGTGCTCTTCCTGAACTTCAGCGACCAGGAAGTGCGCGAGCGCGACTACTTCTACGCGAACGGGTTCTACTACTACGCGGTGTTCATCGGCCTGGGGACGGTGGGCCTGCTGGACTCGCTGCGGCGCGAGCGGAAGCGCGCGCTCTGGGCGGGGCTGCTGGCCGTGGTGCTGGTGATCGCCTCGCTGGGCCCCTTGAAGCAGCACTGGTTCACGCACGACCGCAGCCAGAACCTGATCGCGCGCGACTACGCCTACAACATGCTGGAGCCGCTGGAGCCGAACGCGGTGATCTTCACCAACGGCGACAACGACACCTTCCCGCTCTGGTACATCCAGGAGGTGGAGGGCTTCCGCAAGGACGTCCGCGTGGTCAACCTGAGCCTGCTCAACACGGCCTGGTACATGCAGCAGCTTCGCGACGACCCGCCGCAGGTGCCCATCGCCTGGCAGAACGCCGACCTCGACGAGGTCGCCACCCACTACTACCGGCTCGAGGACGGCCGCATCATCCAGCCGCGCGACGAGGTGATCAACCACCTCTTCATCACCGCCCAGAAGCGCGGCTGGGAGAAGACGCCGTTCTACTTCGCCGTCACGATTCCGCGCGAGACGCTCGAGCCCTACCTGCCCTACTGCAGCATGGAGGGCATGGTCTACCGGATGACGCTCACCGAGGGCAAGGACCAGGTGAACATCCCCAAGCTCGAGGAGAACCTGGAGCACGTCTTCGAGTGGCGGGGCATCTTCACCGACGGCCCCAGCAGCGAGGGCGAGGCCTGGCAGGAGTCGGCGGACTCGGCGAGCATCCTGAGCAAGGTGCCGCCGCCGGACGACCCCGGCCTCACGCTCCCGAGCTTCTACAAGGAGCCCACGATCACGCACCTGATCCAGAACTACGCCGCGGCCTGGAGCCGTCTGGCCATCGAGCTGGATCGCGAGGGGCCCGGCCTGACGCCGGATCCCGAGGGCGCGGTGCGGGCGATGGAGATGGCGAGTCTGATCCGCGAGGACCTGACGCCCGTGGTGCTCTACCTCGGCTACCTCTACATGAAGAACGGCGAGCCCGAGCGCGCGATGAGCACCTACGAGCACTACCTGGAGCGGGAGCCGGACAACTGGCAGCTCTGGGCGCGCTACGCGCAGGCGGCCGAAGGGGCGGACGACAGGCAGCGCGTGGTGCAGGCGCTGCGCCAGGTGATCGCGATCAACCCGGACTACGAGCCGGCCTACCTGTCCCTGGTGGACTACGTGGTGAGCTACTTCCCGTCGGTGCAGAACCTGCGCAACCTGCGCGAGCAGCTGGCGCAGTACATGGTGCGCAATCCCGACAACACGTCCATCCGCGAGCGGCTGCGCCTGCTCGACGAGGTTCTCGCCGGCGAGTCGCCCTCGGCGTCGCCCGACTCGGGAGGAGCGACACCGTGA
- a CDS encoding bifunctional 3,4-dihydroxy-2-butanone-4-phosphate synthase/GTP cyclohydrolase II gives MRDFSRVEKAIAVIAAGGMVVVVDDQDRENEGDLIMAAEKVTPAAVNFFATHGRGLICAPADGPLLERLDLHPMVENNTALMHTPFTVSVDAREGASTGISTADRALTVRLLADPGTCAEDLARPGHIFPLAAVGGGVLRRAGHTEAAVDLARLAGLRPVGMLCEILNEDGSMARRPDLERFCQAHDLVLITIEELIAYRHSRERLVKEVVRVDLPTRLGEFRLVLFESVVDGSQHAALIKGDPAAEPDTLVRVHSQCFTGDVLGSRRCDCGEQRDLAMQRIEAHGHGVFLYMTQEGRGIGLANKLRAYRLQEQGMDTVEANHHLGFKADLRDYGIGAQILAELGLSRIRLLTNNPRKIVGLEAYGLEIVERLPLEVPPRGENERYLAAKKAKLGHLLDLL, from the coding sequence ATGCGTGATTTCAGTCGGGTGGAGAAGGCCATCGCGGTGATCGCCGCCGGCGGCATGGTGGTGGTGGTCGACGACCAGGACCGCGAGAACGAGGGCGATCTCATCATGGCCGCGGAGAAGGTCACGCCGGCGGCCGTGAACTTCTTCGCGACGCACGGCCGCGGGCTCATCTGCGCGCCGGCCGACGGCCCTCTACTCGAGCGTCTCGACCTGCACCCCATGGTGGAGAACAACACCGCGCTCATGCACACGCCGTTCACGGTGAGCGTGGACGCGCGCGAGGGCGCGAGCACAGGCATCAGCACGGCCGACCGCGCGCTGACGGTGCGGCTCCTGGCCGACCCCGGCACCTGCGCCGAGGACCTGGCGCGGCCCGGACACATCTTCCCGCTCGCCGCCGTGGGCGGCGGCGTCCTGCGCCGCGCCGGGCACACCGAGGCCGCCGTCGACCTGGCCCGCCTCGCCGGCCTGCGGCCCGTCGGCATGCTCTGCGAGATCCTCAACGAGGACGGCAGCATGGCCCGCCGCCCGGATCTCGAGCGCTTCTGCCAGGCGCACGACCTGGTGCTGATCACCATCGAGGAGCTCATCGCCTACCGGCACAGCCGCGAGCGGCTGGTGAAGGAAGTGGTGCGCGTGGATCTGCCCACGCGGCTCGGCGAGTTCCGCCTCGTGCTCTTCGAGAGCGTGGTGGACGGCAGCCAGCACGCCGCGCTGATCAAGGGCGATCCGGCGGCCGAGCCCGACACGCTGGTGCGCGTGCACAGCCAGTGCTTCACGGGCGACGTCCTGGGCAGCCGCCGCTGCGACTGCGGCGAGCAGCGCGATCTGGCCATGCAGCGCATCGAGGCGCACGGCCACGGCGTCTTCCTCTACATGACCCAGGAGGGGCGCGGCATCGGCCTCGCCAACAAGCTCCGCGCCTACCGGCTGCAGGAGCAGGGGATGGACACGGTGGAGGCCAACCATCACCTGGGCTTCAAGGCGGACCTGCGCGACTACGGCATCGGCGCGCAGATCCTGGCGGAGCTGGGGCTCAGCCGCATCCGCCTGCTGACCAACAACCCGCGCAAGATCGTGGGGCTCGAGGCCTACGGACTCGAGATCGTCGAGCGTCTCCCCCTGGAGGTGCCGCCGCGCGGCGAGAACGAGCGTTACCTGGCCGCGAAGAAGGCGAAGCTCGGCCACCTGCTGGACTTGCTCTAG